In a genomic window of Bradyrhizobium sp. LLZ17:
- the gyrB gene encoding DNA topoisomerase (ATP-hydrolyzing) subunit B, with the protein MTEPARQTPAENEPSNPSDYGAESIRVLKGLDAVRKRPGMYIGDTDDGSGLHHMVYEVVDNAIDEALAGHATRVDVVLNADTSVTVRDDGRGIPVDIHKGEGISAAEVIMTQLHAGGKFDQNSYKVSGGLHGVGVSVVNALSSKLTLRIWRDNKEHSIEFAHGDAVAPLKVVGDAPGKRGTEVTFLASPDTFKNIEYDFATLEHRLRELAFLNSGVNIALSDMRHAVEKREEMHYSGGVEEFVKYLDRNKKAIVPAPIMVRAESNGIGVEAALWWNDSYHENVLCFTNNIPQRDGGTHLAGFRGALTRQVNGYADTYAKKEKIALTGDDCREGLTAVLSVKVPDPKFSSQTKDKLVSSEVRPVVENVINEALQAWFEEHPSEAKVIVGKVIQAAAAREAARKARELTRKSPLSVSSLPGKLADCQEKDPAKSELFIVEGDSAGGSAKQGRNREFQAVLPLRGKILNVERVRPDKMLGSEQIGTLITALGTGISDEFSIEKLRYHKIIVMTDADVDGAHIRTLLLTFFYRQMRDIIDGGYLYIAQPPLYKVSRGKSEQYLKDERALEDYLIDTGLDDCVFIPGTGGDRTGRDLRSLVDDARAVRGILRSLHSRYNRKVIEQAAITGVLNKAIYGDPEKAAAAAQYIAARLDTLADEVERGWIGQYAEGQGFQFERTVRGVKEVALIDDAFLGSVEARKLDEYTVKLQDVYARPGKLRRKDVEHMVYGPVDLFEAVTDAGRKGVTLQRYKGLGEMNPEQLWETTLDINARSLLQVKVKEVDEADDIFTKLMGDVVEPRRDFIQEHSLSATIDI; encoded by the coding sequence ATGACAGAACCTGCTCGGCAGACGCCTGCCGAAAACGAGCCCTCCAATCCAAGCGATTACGGGGCGGAATCGATCCGCGTGCTCAAGGGACTCGATGCCGTCCGCAAGCGCCCGGGCATGTATATCGGCGACACCGATGACGGGTCCGGCCTGCACCATATGGTCTACGAGGTCGTCGACAACGCGATCGACGAGGCGCTCGCGGGCCATGCCACGCGCGTCGACGTCGTCCTCAACGCCGACACGTCCGTCACCGTGCGCGACGACGGACGCGGCATTCCCGTCGACATCCACAAAGGCGAAGGCATCTCGGCGGCCGAGGTCATCATGACCCAGCTCCATGCCGGCGGAAAGTTCGACCAGAACTCCTACAAGGTCTCCGGCGGCCTGCACGGCGTCGGCGTCTCCGTCGTCAACGCGCTGTCGAGCAAGCTCACCCTTCGCATCTGGCGCGACAACAAAGAACACAGCATCGAATTCGCGCACGGCGATGCGGTCGCACCGCTGAAGGTCGTCGGCGATGCGCCGGGCAAGCGCGGCACGGAGGTGACGTTCCTGGCCTCGCCCGACACCTTCAAGAACATCGAATATGATTTCGCGACGCTGGAACACCGCCTGCGCGAGCTCGCCTTCCTCAACTCCGGCGTCAACATCGCCCTCTCCGACATGCGTCACGCGGTCGAGAAGCGCGAGGAGATGCACTATTCCGGCGGTGTCGAGGAGTTCGTCAAATATCTCGACCGCAACAAGAAGGCGATCGTGCCGGCGCCGATCATGGTGCGCGCGGAGAGCAACGGCATCGGCGTCGAAGCGGCGCTGTGGTGGAACGACAGCTACCACGAGAACGTGCTGTGCTTCACCAACAACATCCCGCAGCGCGACGGCGGCACGCATCTGGCCGGCTTTCGCGGCGCGCTGACGCGCCAGGTCAACGGCTACGCGGACACCTACGCAAAGAAGGAAAAGATCGCGCTCACCGGCGACGACTGCCGTGAAGGCCTCACCGCAGTTTTGTCGGTGAAGGTCCCCGATCCGAAATTCTCGTCGCAGACCAAGGACAAGCTGGTGTCCTCGGAAGTGCGGCCCGTGGTCGAGAACGTCATCAACGAGGCGCTGCAGGCCTGGTTCGAGGAACACCCCAGCGAAGCCAAGGTGATCGTCGGCAAGGTGATCCAGGCGGCGGCTGCCCGTGAGGCCGCGCGAAAGGCGCGCGAGCTGACGCGCAAGAGCCCGCTCTCGGTCTCCTCGCTGCCCGGCAAGCTCGCCGACTGCCAGGAAAAGGATCCGGCAAAGTCCGAGCTCTTCATCGTCGAGGGCGATTCGGCAGGCGGCAGCGCCAAGCAGGGCCGCAATCGCGAATTCCAGGCGGTGCTGCCGCTGCGCGGCAAGATCCTCAATGTCGAACGCGTACGTCCCGACAAGATGCTGGGCAGCGAGCAGATCGGCACGTTGATCACCGCGCTCGGCACCGGCATCAGCGACGAGTTCTCGATCGAGAAGCTGCGCTATCACAAGATCATCGTGATGACGGACGCCGACGTCGACGGCGCCCATATCCGCACGCTGCTGCTGACCTTCTTCTACCGCCAGATGCGCGACATCATCGACGGCGGCTATCTCTATATCGCCCAGCCGCCGCTCTATAAGGTCTCCAGAGGCAAGTCCGAGCAATATCTGAAGGACGAGCGCGCGCTGGAGGACTATCTGATCGACACCGGTCTCGACGACTGCGTCTTCATTCCCGGCACCGGCGGCGATCGCACCGGCCGCGACCTGCGTTCGCTGGTCGACGACGCCCGCGCCGTTCGCGGCATCCTGCGCAGCCTGCACAGCCGCTACAATCGCAAGGTGATCGAGCAGGCCGCCATCACCGGCGTGCTCAACAAGGCGATCTACGGCGATCCGGAGAAGGCCGCCGCGGCGGCGCAATACATCGCCGCGCGCCTCGACACTCTCGCCGACGAGGTCGAGCGCGGCTGGATCGGTCAGTACGCGGAAGGCCAGGGATTCCAGTTCGAGCGCACGGTGCGCGGCGTCAAGGAAGTCGCCCTCATCGACGACGCTTTCTTAGGCTCGGTCGAAGCCCGCAAGCTCGACGAGTACACGGTAAAGCTCCAGGACGTCTATGCCCGCCCGGGCAAGCTGCGGCGCAAGGACGTCGAGCACATGGTCTATGGCCCGGTCGACCTGTTCGAAGCGGTCACCGACGCCGGCCGCAAGGGCGTCACGCTGCAGCGCTACAAAGGTCTGGGCGAGATGAACCCGGAGCAGCTCTGGGAAACGACGCTCGATATCAATGCGCGCTCGCTGCTCCAGGTGAAGGTCAAGGAGGTCGACGAGGCCGACGACATCTTCACCAAGCTGATGGGCGACGTGGTCGAACCGCGCCGCGACTTCATCCAGGAACATTCGCTGAGCGCGACGATCGATATTTGA
- the dnaN gene encoding DNA polymerase III subunit beta — MKVTVERAQLLKSLGHVHRVVERRNTIPILGNVLVRAENAKLSLKATDLDLEVTETLPAETATAGSTTVPAHMFYDIVRKLPDGSQIVLEADGDRAVLAIRAGRSRFTLQTLPENDFPDLAAGDMSHSFSLAAKDVKRLIDRTQFAISTEETRYYLNGIYLHAAGTAKAATLRGVATDGHRLAQLDLVQPKGAEGMPGVIVPRKTVGEVQRLIEDNEAEVTIELSQAKIRFTIGNVVLTSKLIDGTFPDYGRVIPQGNDKELVVDKKDFENAVDRVSTISSERGRAVKLSLSPGKLVLSVTNPDSGSATEEIEVEYASDALDIGFNSRYLLDIASQIEGEVATLRLADPGSPTLVQDRDDKSALYVLMPMRV; from the coding sequence ATGAAGGTTACGGTCGAACGCGCGCAACTCCTGAAATCGCTGGGCCATGTCCACCGCGTGGTGGAGCGCCGCAACACGATCCCGATCCTGGGCAACGTGCTGGTCCGCGCCGAGAACGCGAAATTGTCGCTGAAGGCGACCGACCTCGACCTCGAGGTGACGGAGACGCTGCCGGCGGAGACCGCGACCGCGGGCTCCACCACGGTGCCGGCACACATGTTCTACGACATCGTGCGCAAATTGCCCGACGGCTCGCAGATCGTGCTGGAGGCCGACGGCGACCGCGCCGTGCTGGCAATCCGCGCCGGCCGCTCGCGCTTCACGCTGCAGACCCTGCCGGAAAATGATTTCCCGGATCTCGCCGCCGGCGACATGTCGCACTCGTTCTCGCTCGCCGCCAAGGACGTCAAGCGGCTGATCGACCGCACCCAGTTCGCGATCTCGACTGAAGAGACGCGCTATTATCTCAACGGCATCTATCTGCACGCCGCAGGCACGGCGAAGGCCGCGACCCTGCGCGGCGTCGCCACCGACGGCCATCGCCTCGCCCAGCTCGATCTGGTCCAGCCCAAGGGCGCCGAGGGCATGCCCGGGGTGATCGTGCCGCGCAAGACCGTCGGCGAGGTGCAGCGCCTGATCGAGGACAACGAGGCCGAAGTCACCATCGAGCTGTCGCAGGCCAAGATCCGCTTCACCATCGGCAATGTGGTGCTGACCTCCAAACTGATCGACGGCACCTTCCCTGACTACGGCCGCGTCATCCCGCAGGGCAACGACAAGGAACTCGTGGTCGACAAGAAGGATTTCGAGAACGCGGTCGACCGCGTCTCCACCATCTCCAGCGAACGCGGCCGTGCGGTGAAACTGTCGCTGTCGCCGGGCAAGCTGGTGCTGTCGGTGACCAATCCGGATTCCGGCAGCGCCACCGAGGAGATCGAGGTCGAATATGCCTCCGACGCCCTCGATATCGGTTTCAACTCGCGCTATCTGCTCGACATCGCCTCCCAGATCGAAGGCGAGGTCGCAACGCTCAGGCTCGCCGACCCCGGCTCGCCGACCCTGGTGCAAGACCGCGACGACAAGAGCGCGCTGTACGTGCTGATGCCGATGCGGGTGTGA
- the dnaA gene encoding chromosomal replication initiator protein DnaA produces the protein MTTPEQDRWSRVKGRLRTSVGEDVYTSWFARMDLEGVQEESVRLSVPTRFLKSWIQAHYAERVLTCWQAEMPEVHRIDLTVRSAVRPVAQQKEVPAPVEVRRAPAPELRSTATAPVSANHDALGGSPLDPRLTFASFVVGRSNTLAHAAARQVAEGRRGDAVMFNPLYIHAGVGLGKTHLLQAVTWAGNSGNERKVLYLTAEKFMYGFVAALKTQTALAFKEALRGIDVLVIDDLQFLQGKSTQAEFCHTLNALIDAGRQVVIAADRPPSDLESLDDRVRSRLAGGLVVEMASLGEELRHGILKSRVAAARAHHATFEVPEEVLTYLARAITHNGRDLEGAINRLLAHSKLNNRPVTLEMAEHEVRDLIRPQEPKRIKIEDIQRVVARQYNVSRSDLLSSRRTANVVRPRQVAMYLAKTLTLRSLPEIGRRFGGRDHTTVLHAVRKIEALVSKDTALSEEVESLKRQLQE, from the coding sequence ATGACAACACCGGAACAGGATCGCTGGTCACGCGTGAAGGGTCGGCTGCGCACGAGCGTTGGCGAAGACGTTTATACGAGCTGGTTTGCCCGCATGGATCTCGAAGGCGTGCAGGAAGAGAGCGTGCGTCTCTCGGTGCCGACGCGTTTCCTCAAGAGCTGGATCCAGGCCCATTATGCCGAGCGCGTGCTGACGTGCTGGCAGGCCGAGATGCCGGAAGTGCATCGCATCGATCTCACCGTCCGCTCTGCGGTGCGCCCGGTCGCGCAGCAGAAGGAAGTGCCCGCGCCGGTCGAGGTGCGCCGCGCCCCCGCGCCGGAGCTGCGCTCGACTGCGACCGCGCCGGTCTCCGCCAATCATGATGCGCTCGGCGGCTCGCCGCTCGATCCGCGCCTGACCTTTGCGAGCTTCGTCGTCGGCCGCTCCAACACGCTGGCCCATGCAGCGGCACGCCAGGTCGCGGAGGGCCGCCGCGGCGATGCCGTGATGTTCAACCCGCTCTACATCCATGCCGGCGTTGGCCTCGGCAAGACGCATCTGCTCCAGGCGGTGACCTGGGCCGGCAATTCCGGCAACGAGCGCAAGGTGCTCTATCTCACCGCGGAAAAATTCATGTACGGCTTCGTCGCCGCGCTGAAAACGCAGACGGCGCTCGCCTTCAAGGAAGCGCTGCGCGGCATCGACGTGCTGGTGATCGACGATCTTCAGTTTCTCCAGGGCAAGTCGACGCAGGCGGAGTTCTGTCACACGCTGAACGCGCTGATCGACGCCGGCCGTCAGGTCGTGATCGCGGCCGACCGGCCGCCGTCCGATCTCGAAAGCCTCGACGATCGCGTCCGCTCGCGTCTTGCCGGCGGGCTGGTGGTCGAGATGGCCTCGCTCGGGGAAGAGCTGCGGCACGGAATCCTCAAGTCGCGCGTCGCGGCGGCTCGCGCCCATCACGCGACGTTCGAGGTGCCGGAGGAGGTGCTGACCTATCTGGCCCGCGCCATCACCCATAACGGCCGGGATCTCGAAGGCGCGATCAACCGTCTGCTCGCGCACTCGAAGCTCAACAACCGGCCGGTGACGCTGGAGATGGCAGAGCACGAGGTGCGCGACCTGATCCGGCCGCAGGAGCCGAAGCGGATCAAGATCGAGGATATCCAGCGCGTCGTGGCGCGGCAATATAATGTCAGCCGCTCCGACCTCTTGTCCTCGCGCCGCACCGCCAACGTGGTCCGTCCGCGCCAGGTGGCCATGTATCTCGCCAAGACGCTGACCTTGCGCTCCCTGCCGGAAATCGGCCGCCGCTTCGGCGGGCGCGACCACACCACGGTGCTGCACGCCGTGCGCAAGATCGAGGCCCTGGTCAGCAAGGACACCGCGCTGTCGGAAGAGGTCGAGTCGCTGAAGCGCCAGCTTCAGGAATAA
- a CDS encoding endonuclease domain-containing protein, with protein MPQEPSHRSVPKRLRQFAKNMRHEPTDAEAAMWRLLRDRRLSAYKLRRQVPFKSYILDFVCFEKRLVIEIDGSQHAESRSDTARDAMLAAEGFSIARYWNNDVLQQPASVLEDILAKLARR; from the coding sequence GTGCCGCAGGAGCCATCCCATCGGTCGGTCCCAAAACGTCTCCGCCAGTTCGCGAAGAACATGCGGCACGAACCGACCGATGCGGAGGCCGCGATGTGGCGCCTGCTCAGGGATCGTCGGTTGTCCGCCTACAAGCTTCGCCGACAAGTTCCGTTCAAGAGTTACATTCTCGACTTCGTCTGCTTCGAGAAGCGCCTTGTGATCGAGATCGACGGCAGTCAGCACGCAGAATCACGAAGCGATACAGCGCGTGATGCTATGCTCGCGGCCGAAGGTTTCTCGATAGCGCGTTACTGGAACAATGACGTGCTACAGCAGCCCGCTTCTGTATTGGAGGATATCCTTGCAAAGCTTGCCAGGCGGTAA